A window from Cryptomeria japonica chromosome 1, Sugi_1.0, whole genome shotgun sequence encodes these proteins:
- the LOC131875110 gene encoding uncharacterized protein LOC131875110, with translation MEDLMTSEFADFVASNGQSVSALRDKYKKDSHAWWYLNGHTSPNLQTLAIKVLSQVASSSSSERNWSTYSFIHSVKRNRLAASKAEELVYVHSNLRLLTHKQNEYKDGSTKFWDVDPERTDLDFSAATQSLLSGESDSQCAASASGSEAACGSSTLPTSSNVNDDVDLDLPSDPYDAIADY, from the exons atggaggatttaatgacaagtgagtttgctgattttgtagcctccaatggtcaaagtgtttccgctctccgtgacaagtataaaaaggattctcatgcttggtggtacctcaatggccatacatcaccaaaccttcaaactcttgcaatcaaagttttatcgcaa gttgctagttcctcttcatctgagcgaaattggagcacatactcctttatccactcagtgaaacgcaaccgactggcagcaagtaaggcagaagagctcgtttatgtgcattcaaacttgcgccttcttactcataaacaaaatgagtataaggatgggagcacaaagttttgggatgtagatccagagcgaactgatttggatttttcagctgccacacaatctttactttctggggagtctgatagccaatgtgctgctagtgcaagtggcagtgaggctgcatgtggttccagtactctacctacatcatctaatgtcaatgatgatgttgatcttgatcttcctagtgacccatatgatgctattgctgattattag